From Triticum aestivum cultivar Chinese Spring chromosome 4A, IWGSC CS RefSeq v2.1, whole genome shotgun sequence, a single genomic window includes:
- the LOC123084474 gene encoding cysteine-rich receptor-like protein kinase 27: MSTMDEQVKAWYLAERGLILNQMPSTTAPTATPTPTPPPNFLPSLERALNGHFTPRAHLLARLLGCSKMHPKKNASCRLQWTTHYQIIKGICEGVHYLHQQRIIHMDLKPQNVLLDDNMTPRIADFGLSRHLSGSQSRAITDHKLGTMGYMAPEFLISGEITFKTDIYSLGVIVMEILMGHKECSSVKEVVESWTDMFGTSNSHTSLEQVKACAEIGIECTNYYPGNRPTTWFIIRGILGDAEISNWPVTSDVGGGSKSPAAAVSSLERGSVIIVLFVRLLCVPPVPWISRKGGDRVPLLQWFPHQLAEEAGASEFWFLAPAAVFLSWQLTLFLARSQILGLLGSRRVAVDMSGTPGSAPVASLGTIQAGSRVN; the protein is encoded by the exons ATGTCGACGATGGACGAGCAGGTCAAAGCGTGGTACCTGGCCGAGCGCGGCCTCATCTTGAACCAGATGCCTTCGACGACCGCACCTACGGCCACGCCGACCCCAACGCCGCCGCCTAATTTCTTGCCTTCGCTGGAGCGCGCGCTAAATGGGCATTTTACCCCGCGCGCGCATCTTTTGGCGCGGCTGTTGGGATGCTCAAAGATGCACCCGAAGAAGA ATGCATCTTGTCGACTTCAGTGGACCACACATTACCAAATAATCAAGGGGATCTGTGAGGGCGTACATTATCTTCACCAACAGCGTATTATTCACATGGACCTCAAACCTCAGAATGTACTATTGGATGATAACATGACGCCCAGAATTGCGGATTTCGGTCTATCACGTCACTTAAGTGGAAGCCAGAGTCGGGCTATTACTGATCACAAGCTTGGGACAAT GGGGTATATGGCACCAGAATTCTTAATTAGTGGAGAAATCACCTTCAAGACCGACATATATAGTTTGGGCGTTATTGTAATGGAGATCCTTATGGGACATAAGGAGTGCTCCAGTGTTAAGGAG GTAGTTGAAAGCTGGACGGACATGTTTGGGACATCAAATAGTCACACATCATTGGAACAAGTAAAGGCATGTGCCGAGATAGGGATAGAATGTACGAACTATTACCCAGGGAACAGGCCGACAACATGGTTTATCATCCGTGGAATACTGGGTGACGCGGAAATTTCAAATTGGCCTGTTACAAGTGATGTAGGCGGCGGCAGCAAGTCTCCAGCGGCAGCTGTGTCCTCCTTGGAGCGGGGTTCTGTGATTATTGTGCTCTTCGTGCGGCTGTTGTGCGTGCCTCCGGTGCCGTGGATTTCCAGGAAGGGAGGGGATAGGGTTCCCCTCCTCCAGTGGTTTCCTCACCAGCTCGCCGAGGAAGCCGGAGCTTCTGAATTTTGGTTCTTGGCCCCTGCTGCTGTTTTTTTATCCTGGCAGCTTACCCTCTTTCTTGCCCGGTCTCAGATTTTGGGTCTGCTTGGCTCTAGGCGAGTCGCCGTCGACATGTCAGGAACGCCTGGTTCCGCTCCTGTGGCTTCGTTGGGTACCATCCAGGCAGGTTCTAGGGTGAACTAG
- the LOC123083503 gene encoding F-box protein At3g49450 isoform X2: protein MEEAEKGELLERDTKPTAGLPLLTDDLILEILSRLPVRSLHRFKCVSVSWRDLIADPANRKKLPQTLVGFFYMTINNRIGHHFASVSGDGAAPFDLSIPYLHNNKYGGITQLDACNGLLLYCGFKKKMESWDDFRFLVCNPATGRRFQKLTSQE, encoded by the exons ATGGAGGAGGCGGAGAAAGGGGAGCTCTTGGAGAGGGACACCAAGCCAACGGCCGGCCTGCCCCTGCTCACCGACGACCTCATCCTGGAGATCCTCTCCCGCCTCCCCGTCAGATCCCTCCACCGCTTCAAGTGCGTCTCCGTGTCCTGGCGCGACCTCATCGCCGACCCCGCCAACCGCAAGAAGCTGCCCCAGACCCTCGTTGGCTTCTTCTACATGACCATCAACAACAGGATCGGCCACCACTTCGCCAGTGTCTCCGGGGACGGCGCAGCCCCGTTCGACCTTTCCATCCCTTACCTGCACAATAACAAGTACGGCGGCATCACCCAGTTGGACGCCTGCAATGGCCTCCTTCTCTACTGTGGCTTCAAGAAGAAGATGGAGAGTTGGGATGATTTCCGTTTTCTAGTGTGCAATCCCGCCACTGGGAG GCGGTTCCAGAAACTTACATCACAGGAGTGA
- the LOC123083503 gene encoding F-box protein At5g07610 isoform X1 → MEEAEKGELLERDTKPTAGLPLLTDDLILEILSRLPVRSLHRFKCVSVSWRDLIADPANRKKLPQTLVGFFYMTINNRIGHHFASVSGDGAAPFDLSIPYLHNNKYGGITQLDACNGLLLYCGFKKKMESWDDFRFLVCNPATGRWVELPPRPPVPVKRYSCTTGLAFDPAVSSHFYVLHFEQAVPETYITGVNIYSSRTGAWSFRSGSRMVEKVVPLNSKCVFVGGMMYLIGNLMDFNNIYVLMVVDMEGKVWKTIPVPYGQRSATIGVSQGCLHYVVASTVSVNDSNEILDSGITLWCLKDRDSKELVLKRSANINELMGMIGEKYTVAEIHPDCDTVFLMSSGGDTLVVYDMQHQKVGCVLNLEKGITKPKQFLPYVPLFSESLPDADGQ, encoded by the coding sequence ATGGAGGAGGCGGAGAAAGGGGAGCTCTTGGAGAGGGACACCAAGCCAACGGCCGGCCTGCCCCTGCTCACCGACGACCTCATCCTGGAGATCCTCTCCCGCCTCCCCGTCAGATCCCTCCACCGCTTCAAGTGCGTCTCCGTGTCCTGGCGCGACCTCATCGCCGACCCCGCCAACCGCAAGAAGCTGCCCCAGACCCTCGTTGGCTTCTTCTACATGACCATCAACAACAGGATCGGCCACCACTTCGCCAGTGTCTCCGGGGACGGCGCAGCCCCGTTCGACCTTTCCATCCCTTACCTGCACAATAACAAGTACGGCGGCATCACCCAGTTGGACGCCTGCAATGGCCTCCTTCTCTACTGTGGCTTCAAGAAGAAGATGGAGAGTTGGGATGATTTCCGTTTTCTAGTGTGCAATCCCGCCACTGGGAGGTGGGTGGAGCTGCCCCCTCGGCCGCCTGTGCCCGTAAAGAGATATAGCTGTACCACAGGTCTTGCTTTTGATCCGGCAGTCTCATCTCATTTCTACGTTCTTCACTTTGAGCAGGCGGTTCCAGAAACTTACATCACAGGAGTGAACATCTACTCGTCACGGACAGGAGCCTGGAGTTTCAGGAGTGGTAGTAGGATGGTTGAGAAAGTGGTGCCGCTCAATAGTAAATGTGTCTTCGTCGGCGGTATGATGTATTTGATTGGCAACCTGATGGACTTCAACAACATATACGTGCTGATGGTGGTGGACATGGAGGGGAAAGTGTGGAAGACTATCCCTGTGCCGTATGGCCAAAGATCTGCCACGATTGGAGTGTCGCAGGGGTGCTTGCACTATGTTGTAGCTTCAACGGTTTCAGTCAATGATAGTAATGAAATCCTAGATTCTGGGATAACACTTTGGTGCCTCAAGGATCGTGACAGTAAAGAATTGGTTCTGAAGCGTTCTGCCAACATCAATGAGCTTATGGGCATGATTGGGGAGAAGTATACGGTGGCTGAGATTCATCCAGATTGTGACACCGTTTTCTTGATGTCATCTGGAGGTGACACCTTGGTAGTGTATGATATGCAACATCAGAAAGTTGGCTGTGTCCTTAATCTTGAGAAAGGCATTACAAAACCGAAACAGTTTCTACCCTATGTTCCTCTCTTCTCGGAGTCATTACCAGATGCAGATGGGCAGTAG